A part of Emys orbicularis isolate rEmyOrb1 chromosome 13, rEmyOrb1.hap1, whole genome shotgun sequence genomic DNA contains:
- the POLR1H gene encoding DNA-directed RNA polymerase I subunit RPA12 produces the protein MELGNSCFQSDLDFCPECGTILPLPGVQDKVTCVRCSFSIDVRDFEGKVVQSCVEFNRLGSVALMIMDDGQEVKGPMIDRKCPQCGHEGMVYHTRQMRSADEGQTVFYTCGQCKFQEKEDS, from the exons ATGGAGCTGGGCAACTCCTGCTTCCAGTCGGACCTGGATTTCTGCCCAGAgtgtgggaccatcctgcctctgcCAGGCGTCCAGGACAAGGTGACGTGCGTGCGCTGCTCCTTCTCCATCGATGTACGAG ATTTCGAAGGGAAGGTGGTCCAGTCCTGTGTCGAGTTCAACCGGCTGGGCTCCGTGGCTCTGATGATCATGGACGATGGGCAGGAGGTCAAGGGACCCATG ATCGACAGGAAGTGCCCCCAGTGTGGTCACGAGGGCATGGTCTACCACACCCGGCAGATGAGATCAGCGGATGAAGGACAGACTGTCTTCTACACCTGTGGCCAGTGCAA GTTCCAGGAGAAGGAAGACTCATGA